The Helianthus annuus cultivar XRQ/B chromosome 15, HanXRQr2.0-SUNRISE, whole genome shotgun sequence genomic sequence gatacgaaatcgtcaagttaggggtgaaacccgcaccttggcgactagttccactccttgatatttttttttaattccgccaagtctcgaaatttcgattgatttgggacatgtagtaaccggaagggtaaataccgttaaccgacttgtcggcgagagtattttacatattaggccaaagcatgctcctcaaattcaaaagacttttcgaccactttggttagtcaaagttccgttttggaaccatcctaaatttgatcaaacatgtgtttctattatttatttatatgatgcaatctttcaaactcgagtttactttcgatttctcttttcacacccataacatatcgaaccttttccacacatttatatatatgcatgatttcatataatttaaattcatattccttgtaacgacgagtggagacatatcattaagattggagtgatttccttaccttgacgattaactccactccccttttcctTAAAACGACGACcccaccaacgagttaggggtgattcccttacctaggtgagcGTTAACAAAACGTTCTTTTAAAACGCCTTATTATGCAACTCGATCATATCTTATACCTAAATTGCTCACCATTAATCAAATCCCTACTTAtgcgattttcaaaatttataattttatcaaACGTATTCTTATTTCCATTATATATTTCACataaatcatatacacgagattttTAATCATATCTTAAAATGTTTTAGTACCCGGattttccaaaccttacgaaatgctacctatcaacttaatcggtctaatgaatctcttgcccatgaacttcacatccgATTTATTAACtaaaacacgttcacattatatcatcatactagagacttccactcttaatcgaaatcaaactaacctttcccaattacttataagatcttatagatgttatgtgattgttttaccaaatatgCTTTTCAACGTCAATAAAtcaattgttaaaaaaaaaaaaaaactcttttcAATAACCACTAGGTCGGGTTTGCTAATTTCCTTTTTAAGGATCAACGTTTTCAAAAGAACCtccaaaaaaaattcaaatttcttgttttgaagcAATTGAGGCAAACCTATAATTTTCGAAAACTTTATTCTACACCACTTAATTAGTCATTCAAATTTCAAACACGTGGGCAAgcagacttcatggggaccgaccatcttcAAATTTCATAACCCTCTTTTACATgaaagtagcatttccattcattacaagatacattatgcttaaccaatgagtactttatgttcctttacatatacaaactatactctacctttcaaaccaagctcaatctaattttgattcgataaactcaacgtttcatttaaacaactatacatgcatatcatcatacacatttttaGTCGTTGCATCGCGACAAATCCagttatatcattcgtatttacacGCTCAACCTTTTGAGCACTTTTACATGCTTAAATTTGTTATGTTATCAATTAATACGATATACGCAATCATTGGTATTCGTACTCGCCCTCAcactcatattcataacaatACATTTTACGCATATACTTATAATTGTATTTATACTTATACTCATATGTTTCGTGTTTTTACTTATACTCATACGTTTTACGTTGATACTCATACTTACGTGCCTATTcatatttaaacttatacttatgcttgtGCTTTCATTCATAcacatgattcatacattcgtacctatacgcgagcgtaatccgagggattcgcttgcgtgggtcccttACATACTTTGGCATGGACTTGCTCATACTTTATTCTTCTACGCATACATTCTTATTTTTTTTAGCGTACCTACCcaaattcatacacaactagtacaagctaagcggatcatgcgacgatcaatataatcacgggtgcacacgggattatagtgataggcgtatgagaaccctagagtgtactactgtgtatggtaagacacggaacgtaacatagcACCAAATACGGAACAGACGTACACTACAAAAAAATGACTTTTGGGGACTGAAAAATCAGTATCTGATGCGTTAGAATCAGTCCCTAATGGTTATCAAGGACTGATTTGCCAGTCCCCAGCCAGTCCTGGATACCTAGTACTAGATACTAGTTTTAACAACTAAGAATCAGTCCCTATTGTACAACACCAAACAGGACTAATAGTCGGTCTCAGATACATAAAAATTCAGTCCTAAACTTACCTCCCGGTACCATGTCATTTCAGTCCCCGATGCATTTCTTCGATGACTAAAAAATTAGTCTCGGATACTACGATAGTTTAGTCCCAGGCGTATTACTTTAAGGACTGAAAATCGGTCCTATAAACATGTCTGTATTGTCCCTAATAAGTTTTGTTAAGTTCGTGATTCCATGTCAAATCAGTATCCAATAAGATGTTTTAGAGACTAAAAATTAGTGTCAAGTACCACATGATTTTGGTCCTTAATATGCTTCTATTAAGTACTAAAAATTAGTCTCACATACTATGTTATTTTAATACTTAATATGTACTTTTAGGGACTGATAATCAGTTTAAGATAACAAATATTTTTAGTCTCCAATATGTTTATTTAGGGTCTGAAAATTAGTCGCTTAAGTTAGTCCCAAATATCTTTTTTAGTGACTATCTTTTAGTCTCTAATACTATGTGTCACTTTAAATATGGATTTTTACATACTGAAAAATAGTTGCAAATACAATTTTAGTTGAGTCCCTAACATGTATTTACAATTCCTAACAACTATATTCTAGGACTAAAAAGTAGTCCCCGATagaatttatagttttatatattaaaCCATTCTCATTAACACAACATTAATATTATTCGTCAAAATAATTCTAGCTTTCTTAAATTCACAATAAACTCAAGCATTAATGTCATAACAGTAGCCAATGAAAATCAAAATAACACCACTTCAACAATTCTGAAATTTAGAAGAGTATTAgagaaaaaaaaagtaataaacgTCTTAACTAACTGCCTAGATAGTGTTGTCACTTTCGTTGTGTAGTCCATTCAAACCATCATCTTCACCAGCATCATTTGTAGATATTGTGCTCTCGAAATCTGGATATTTTCGGCTCAAGAACTCTGTCACTCTTTCGTATTTTTCGTTACTCTGTTTCAATTCCTCCTTGAGTTCAGTAACCTCATTTCTCAAATCTTCGTTCTCAGTTGAATCTCGTTGAGAAGATTCCACTGCCGATTTCATCCAGTTATCTTTTTTCCTTAACACAGGACCAACACCTACCTCCCATGCTGATTGTATTGTTTTAGCCCTGCCACATACACTTTTGATGGCTTTTCTCTCCACGTCGTGTTCCATAGCAGTAGTAACGATGGTTCCTTCGGTATTCAATCTAGCCATGGCCGCCTCTTTATGTTTACAAATATTATCCTAACATAATAGAAGGTAGAAGAATAAATTTAAAACTTTTTGAGACCCAAATAAATATTTGACAAAAAAATCTAATTCAAAAGCTTTTAACAGGGAGATGCTTACATATATAATACGAGTTAAACTAAGTCATATATATCTAAATGATTCATAACGTATCACTTTATCAAGGTTAACTGCCAGCAACCTTTAGTTCTTTTGTTTAACCATCATCAAGCGATATTGCTGCTAATAGACAACATCGACTATAACTGGTCCTCATTGACTAAAACTAATCCTCATTGACTAAAACTAATCCTCATTGACCATCAGTTGTTACATGAGTCATTGTAACTCATTACGACTTATATTGGTCAACCAAAGTTAGACTTCATTAATCAAAGTCAAACTTAGTCAAATCCAATCACTCGTGACTAGAGGGTAAACGAACTGAGCTACTGTTAATGAGCTTGAGTTCGagcctaaaaataagcttgtttagtaaataagcccgagccgagcttcacttatcaagCATCAGCCCGCGAGCCTAAAAAAACCCATtatttatcatcatcatcatactcagttaATCCCACCAAAAGCAAAGCAAAGGTTGGATCTGAGGAAGTAAGATGTAGCAATCGGGagaaagaccgattagtgcatgtacccttttatctttcagctatcaacgccaccacatgatggatgattaaccgtcctcaacttttaacgttattttcaagaaattagtaaaataacgttaaaattagtgcactttcattTTTGCCACCcgatggcccacacatatatacattatatgccaTACAGTAAGCGGGGCGTAAAACCCATTATTTGTgtaatatttaataataaattaaataaataaaatctataatataataataataaccttAATAATAAAATAACAGACTATATAATTTGATTTTATTATaacttagttttttttattataaattgaTATATGTAAAGATTGTGTTATCTTATTATgacttaattaatatattatattaatgTTTGAAGACAATATTATTATAACTTGATATATGTGAAGATTGTGTCATCTTCTTCCGTATCACCCTTTGGTTAGAATTGCTTTTTTTTAATCTAAATGTCATTCTTCCGCATCACCATCTCAAATTAGAAATCAAATTGCTATCACTTCGACAAATCGACCAACGATTTGAAAAGGCATTACTCGATCAAACTGGCACCCTTTGGTTAgaattgttttcttttttttttttatctaaatCGTCATTCTTTCGTATCACCCTCTCAAATTAGAAATCAGATTACTATCACTTCGACAAATCGACCAACGATTTGCAAAGGCATTACTCGATCAAATTAGAAATCAAATCGCTATCACTTCGACATCGCTTTCTGATGTTGAACACTTGAACCCCTCTGTTTCGTCACTGTGAACCTCATTGCCTCACGCCACCGCACGGATTGTGTTCGAGTTTTAGAGCTTGACGCCACTGTTGTACTAGTAAGTTTTGAATAAATTAAATGGAATTCTAgattatatatacacatattttcttatataaatacaatttgtgttttttatatatttaaaatttagGATTTTAATTAACATGTCAGGAAGCTGAAATTCATCACGATCAAAGGTCTCTTGCAAGGTGATTGAGTGATAAGGAGGAGTAGATTCTTCAGGTGGGAAGTCAACAGCAGTTGGTCAACAAACTTGTTTGACTTTAAGCACTACAAAAggtaatttacttttttttagtATGCCATGTAGTTTTCAATTTATTTAATAAGTCATTCTAGTTAGAGGGAGTTTTTGCATAAATAGGGGAGTTGAACCCCAAAAGAGTGAAACTAGGTGGGCTGCAAAATAATAAGCGTTCTTAGGTAGTGCGCAGTCCGCTGTTTGAAGTTAATAGCTTTAGAAGTCTGTTGTTTGGATGTTATACCTTGTAGAAGATAGCTGTTTCCAACCTATACATACCAGAAGTTTGTTGTTTACAAGCAATATATTGGTTATAGGTTAAAATTTAAGATATGGTATCTGCATGTGTAATGTGTAAATAGACAAACAAAACTCAACGTACCTCAGTTCCTGAATATGCCTTGAGAATTTTATTCGCAACAGCACCAGCAACAACTCTCCCAATTGTCTCTCTAGCTGATGATCGACCACCACCCTACGATCCATCAACATGTTTTAAGTGTGAACATTCAAGTGTCCATTGGCATAACACATCTTCATATGTATTTGTTAAAAACTGGATGTACCTCTACTGATCTTGTACCATATTTAAAGTCATAAGTTGCATCAGCATGAGACGGTCTATAAGCCATCGACATTTCACTGTAATCCTGaaagttagtaaaataaccccttgatgtacaattctcTTTTTTTAATGAAAGCAAATTTtaaccaacccgacccgacccgacccgaaacccattctaacccggacccgtttcaacccaaacccgtttcgacccgaaccaaaacaacttttttggtaattgacccgtttcgacccgaacccgttttgacccaggtccgtaacgagcgtcgaaacgtaAGAAgtcgtaaatatataatatttttattattagtcgAAGTTGTCCGTAACGCGCGTAGGTCTTTTATACTTCTTATTTTGAAACAGCGAACTTTTATACTTCTTACTTTGAAACAGCGGACTTAAATACGGTATTGGATCCAAACAGCGAACttaaataatgtcttagtttgaAACAGCGGTCTTCAAAATTATGCACTGTCGTTCAAGTCCCAGGTTACAAAGAATCTGCAGTTTATTACCAAATAAAAGCAAATTCACAGATTGCCCTTGcacttttatttcttttaatttgCAATTATGCTTGTGACGGGTCgaaagaacacaaacacacttacTGGGTAACACACCCCAGTAACATGTCAAACTTTATTTGGTTCTGATGACCAAAAAACAATTGTAACAGGTCAAATTAAAGAACCCAAAAACATTATATTAGGTCTAACTACTAAAGCTTATTTGTAACGGGTCAAATGAACCCAAACATACAAGATTAAGACAATTAAAAAATAGTGAACAAAGTGATGGGGGAGGTCAACTCTGCAGGACATGTTTTACTATTAGCCAGCGGCCCTTCATTATTCCTTCAATACCAACATAAATTTTAgttattttaaataatttattttCTCTCATTATTAGCCTACTTAGTTTATGCATGTTTGTTGTTAACCAGGACTTCACAATGAATTTGGATAAGAGCTGGACTAAAATCACTAATAAAGTAGATCCAAAGTTCATAAGAGGAGCCATAGCTTTTGCAAAATGGGCTGAAAGATATGCTGATACTGAAGGTCAGATACATTGTCCATGTAGAAATTGTGTGAATGCAAGAAGACATGTTCCCGATGTTGTTGCTGATCATATCATACAATATGGTTTTGAACCAACATACAATGTATGGATATATCATGGTGAACATCTGCCAGGTTATGAAACAGACACAGAAGAAACAAACAGTGAGTTTGAAGAAAGTGATAACGAATCAAACGACGGTGTTGGTGAGTTACTTGATGATGCTTTTCCTACGGGTGGCAATACCGAAGCCGAAAACTTTAGGGACGGTGCTGATCAGCGTAATAACCCAAATGTGGAGAAGTTATTTGTCGATATGATGAAGCCTTTATACCCAGGGTGTGATGAGTTTTCTGTACTAGGCTTTTTATTGGAGTTGATGAATGTCAAGGTAACATGTAAAATGACAAATGTGTCAATGGATATGATTCTGAATTTATTTAGTCGGGCTTTCAAGGACGCAAACTTGCCGAAGAACCATTATGAAGCGAAAAAGTATTTACGTACTCTCGGACTTGGATACGAATCTATCCATGCGTGTAAACATGATTGTGTATTATTTTGGAAAGAAAATGCAAATTTACAAACTTGCCCAGTGTGTAGCACTAGTCGTTATGAAGAAAACAGTAAAGGGAGAAAGAAGCCGGTAAAAGTCTTGCGTTACTTTCCCATCACAAGTAGACTTAAGCGTTTATATGCATCGAGACACACTGCTAAGGAAATGTTATGGCACGATCAATACAGAACCAAAGAAGAGGGAGTTCTTAGGCATCCGGCTGACGGAAAGGCATGGGAACACTTTGATACAACGTTTCCCGATTTTGCAAATGATCCTAGAAATGTTCGCCTAGGGCTTGCAAGTGATGGTTTTAATCCTTTCGGTGCAAAGAGTCTCTCCTATAGTATGTGGCCTGTTGTGCTCATACCATACAATATGCCTCCTTGGAAGTCTATGGTCGATGCTTCATTTATGTTAGCATTGTTGATTCCTGGAAAAGATTCACCAGGAAAGGATATTGATGTATTTTTACGTCCGCTTATAGATGAGTTGAAACTTCTGTGGGATACGGGTGTTGAAACATATGATTGCGAATCAAAACAGACATTCAACATGCGTGCTGCACTTCTGTGGACAATTAATGATTTTCCTACGTATGGTTACCTATCCGGATGGAGCACGAGTGGATACAAGGCATGCCCAATATGCAATGAAGATGCAAGTAGTATATATATACGAGATAAAATAGCATTTGTAGGCCATAGGAGATTTCTCCCACTTGATCACTCTTGGAGGAAAGCACGAGATTTCAATGGACAGAAAGAGACTAGGCTTGCACCTAAACCTGTCAATGGAGATGATTGCTTACGTCAGTTAGAACATCTCACTATACATCAACATGGAAAACATAAGGCTCATGGAGGTAAAAAAAGAAAACGGAACCCACACGATTTAAATTGGTCAAAGAGAAGCATCTTCTTCGAACTCTCATATTGGCCTAAGTTGTTGATTCGTCACAACATTGACGTGATGCATGTTGAGAAAAATGTGTGTGAGAACGTGTTAGGAACCTTGTTAAACATAGAAGGAAAGACGAAAGACACTGACAAAGCTCGACTAGATTTGGAAGATATGAACATACGTAAAGAGCTTCACTTGGTGAGGAAGAATGATCATTGGGTTAAACCACATGCTTCGTACGTTTTAACTCGAGATGAGAGAAAACAATTTTGCAATTTACTTAGCTCAGTGCGTTTTCCAGATGGGTATGCTGGAAATTTAGCTAAAAATGTAAGTGTTGAGGAAGGTAAGGTATATGGGCTTAAATCACATGATTGTCACGTCTTGATACAACGCATCATTCCTATTGCAATTCGTCCCTTTATGACAAAACAAATTCGCGATGCGATAGTGGAGCTGTCTCAATTTTTCAAGAAACTTACTGAAGTCACATTACATGTCACAGAGTTGGAAGCGTTACAAAAAGATATAGTCAAGATTTTGTGCAAGCTTGAACAAATATTTCCCCTGTCATTTTTTACAGTTATGATGCACTTGTGTGTGCATCTTCCTCAAGAGGCAATTTTGGGAGGACCTGTGCAATCAAGGTGGATGTATCCGATCGAAAGATACCTTGGCCATTTAAAGAAATATGTTGGAAACAAAGCAAAACCCGAAGGCTCGATAGCAGAAGGTTATGTTGTTGAGGAAGCTATAACATTTTGTTCACACTATTTACGAGGTGTTGAATCAAAGTTGGATAAACGTGATAGAAATGTTGACAAAACCTCTAGTGATGCTCGAAGCTTTGCGTTAGATATTTTTAGATTGAATGGTCGAGGTATTGGGAAGAAAGAAGTTCATATGCTTCCTACTAATCTAATGAAGAAAGCAATATGGTTTATCTTCAACAATTGTCAAGA encodes the following:
- the LOC110909781 gene encoding uncharacterized protein LOC110909781 — protein: MNLDKSWTKITNKVDPKFIRGAIAFAKWAERYADTEGQIHCPCRNCVNARRHVPDVVADHIIQYGFEPTYNVWIYHGEHLPGYETDTEETNSEFEESDNESNDGVGELLDDAFPTGGNTEAENFRDGADQRNNPNVEKLFVDMMKPLYPGCDEFSVLGFLLELMNVKVTCKMTNVSMDMILNLFSRAFKDANLPKNHYEAKKYLRTLGLGYESIHACKHDCVLFWKENANLQTCPVCSTSRYEENSKGRKKPVKVLRYFPITSRLKRLYASRHTAKEMLWHDQYRTKEEGVLRHPADGKAWEHFDTTFPDFANDPRNVRLGLASDGFNPFGAKSLSYSMWPVVLIPYNMPPWKSMVDASFMLALLIPGKDSPGKDIDVFLRPLIDELKLLWDTGVETYDCESKQTFNMRAALLWTINDFPTYGYLSGWSTSGYKACPICNEDASSIYIRDKIAFVGHRRFLPLDHSWRKARDFNGQKETRLAPKPVNGDDCLRQLEHLTIHQHGKHKAHGGKKRKRNPHDLNWSKRSIFFELSYWPKLLIRHNIDVMHVEKNVCENVLGTLLNIEGKTKDTDKARLDLEDMNIRKELHLVRKNDHWVKPHASYVLTRDERKQFCNLLSSVRFPDGYAGNLAKNVSVEEGKVYGLKSHDCHVLIQRIIPIAIRPFMTKQIRDAIVELSQFFKKLTEVTLHVTELEALQKDIVKILCKLEQIFPLSFFTVMMHLCVHLPQEAILGGPVQSRWMYPIERYLGHLKKYVGNKAKPEGSIAEGYVVEEAITFCSHYLRGVESKLDKRDRNVDKTSSDARSFALDIFRLNGRGIGKKEVHMLPTNLMKKAIWFIFNNCQEVQPYLEEHLQILQNQHPESSDFSEMQQSTFPDWFAKRVREMYVLNPSQINEELYALSCLPDSRVSSQRGYIVNGVKFLVKSSDDCRQTQNCGVTVPGVHNDIEDDYYGYLDEVIELSFIRGYHIILFKCTWFDTDRRRKHVIFEPHFISINTSRHAYKDDPFILANQAKQVFYINDILKPNSQWKIIERITHRHLWDIPENQNEEDMLVDVNLHREDVEDEIVETIDVQHHSDDTIDGFITDEIDDSDHSMEDFGSETNLDESDADKPNNEIENDESDNDD